From Nicotiana tabacum cultivar K326 chromosome 22, ASM71507v2, whole genome shotgun sequence, one genomic window encodes:
- the LOC107831904 gene encoding dirigent protein 22-like, whose amino-acid sequence MAKLFHILLISILLFLVAFPATGEEEHIFGKSIKRKSMGLKKEKLSHFKFYWHDILSGSKPTSMMIIPPPKNTTTGFGQMNMIDNALTLGPELSSKIVGRAQGFYASASQNDVGLMMVMNFAFVEGKYNGSTFTVLGRNSVFEKVREMAVIGGSGLFRFARGYVQASTHSWDMKTGDATVQYDAYVLHY is encoded by the coding sequence ATGGCTAAACTATTCCATATCCTCCTCATCTCCATTCTCCTCTTTCTAGTAGCTTTTCCGGCCACCGGAGAAGAAGAACACATATTTGGAAAATCCATAAAGAGAAAATCTATGGGTCTAAAAAAGGAAAAACTCAGCCATTTCAAATTCTACTGGCACGACATCCTTAGTGGCTCCAAACCAACATCTATGATGATTATTCCGCCACCCAAAAACACAACCACAGGCTTTGGTCAAATGAACATGATAGATAATGCTTTAACCCTAGGACCAGAGTTGAGTTCCAAGATTGTTGGAAGGGCACAAGGGTTTTATGCTTCTGCTTCACAAAATGATGTTGGTTTAATGATGGTCATGAATTTTGCCTTTGTTGAAGGGAAATATAATGGAAGTACTTTTACCGTACTTGGCCGGAATTCGGTGTTCGAGAAGGTGAGAGAGATGGCGGTGATCGGCGGCAGTGGGCTTTTCCGATTTGCTAGAGGATATGTTCAGGCCAGTACTCATTCATGGGATATGAAAACTGGAGATGCTACTGTTCAATATGATGCCTATGTATTGCATTATTGA